The Rhinoderma darwinii isolate aRhiDar2 chromosome 8, aRhiDar2.hap1, whole genome shotgun sequence genome has a window encoding:
- the MARS2 gene encoding methionine--tRNA ligase, mitochondrial — MCVVLAATQRSMTTMWRLGKWQFLGRTAQRGSVPCMRRVGYGEIMTPHLLTTPIFYVNAAPHLGHVYSALLADVQHRYAALCGRDTRLSTGTDEHGIKVQQAAAALGVNPSNFCTTVSQQFRTMFDTMAISYTDFVRTTEFRHTEAVCHFWKKLDERGYIYKGLYQGWYCTSDEAFLSEDQTVESSDAEGNKIRVSVESGHQVHWMSEENYMFRLSQLGPKLLDWLQTEPIHPAPFLRIVRQWLEEDLPDLSVSRQRNRVSWGIPVPSDPSHTIYVWLDALINYLTVAGYPDHNFTPWGPSIHLLGKDILRFHAIYWPAFLLAAGLPPPKKLLVHSHWTCNGVKMSKSLKNVVDPTECIKQYTRDGLRYFLLRHGSPERDSDFTHHTVRKLLNSELADALGGLLNRCTAHTINPGQCWPYYQCNSEPSAAHNELQGLLGAVKELPGLVDQYMNRFQANKALEAIDSSVRCSNAFFQSQAPWKLFKGDEEDKAWGQSVLYITLESLRLYATLLQPAVPILAKTILDRLGVPDIYRTLKGNVFFAATLGEKYCFQGQTLGSKCGLLYPRLDLD; from the exons ATGTGTGTGGTACTGGCAGCTACACAGCGCAGCATGACCACAATGTGGCGCTTAGGAAAGTGGCAGTTCCTTGGCAGGACGGCACAGCGCGGCTCAGTACCGTGTATGCGGAGGGTCGGCTACGGAGAAATAATGACTCCCCATCTCCTCACCACCCCGATATTCTATGTGAACGCAGCGCCGCACCTCGGACACGTGTACTCCGCTCTTCTGGCCGACGTGCAGCACCGCTACGCCGCTCTGTGTGGACGGGACACAAGGCTGAGCACCG gtactgatgAACATGGTATCAAGGTGCAGCAAGCTGCCGCTGCTTTGGGTGTGAATCCATCAAACTTTTGTACTACCGTTTCCCAGCAGTTCCGCACAATGTTTGACACAATGGCCATCTCTTACACAGATTTTGTTCGTACAACGGAATTTCGTCACACGGAAGCAGTTTGTCATTTCTGGAAGAAGCTGGATGAGAGAGGAtatatctataaggggctgtacCAAGGATGGTATTGTACATCTGATGAAGCTTTTTTAAGTGAGGATCAAACTGTGGAGAGCAGCGACGCAGAAGGCAACAAAATCAGAGTGTCAGTAGAAAGTGGACATCAG GTACATTGGATGAGTGAAGAAAATTACATGTTCAGACTGTCTCAACTAGGTCCTAAACTCCTTGACTGGCTTCAGACAGAACCAATCCATCCTGCTCCATTTCTCCGTATAGTTCGACAATGGCTGGAGGAGGATTTACCAGATCTTTCTGTGTCTCGCCAACGTAATCGTGTATCGTGGGGCATCCCTGTTCCTTCCGACCCATCTCATACTATCTATGTCTGGCTGGATGCATTGATCAACTATCTAACTGTTGCGGGTTATCCTGATCATAATTTTACTCCCTGGGGACCCTCAATCCATTTGCTCGGTAAAGATATTTTGCGGTTTCACGCCATATATTGGCCTGCTTTCTTATTAGCAGCGGGTCTGCCCCCACCCAAAAAATTACTTGTCCACTCTCACTGGACTTGTAATGGGGTCAAGATGTCAAAGAGCCTTAAGAATGTTGTGGATCCTACAGAATGCATTAAGCAGTATACAAGAGATGGGCTACGGTATTTCTTGCTTCGCCACGGTTCCCCTGAGAGAGACAGTGATTTTACGCACCATACCGTCCGTAAACTCTTAAACTCTGAGCTTGCTGATGCGCTAGGTGGACTTTTAAACCgctgcacagcacacactataaatCCTGGACAATGTTGGCCATATTATCAATGCAATAGTGAGCCGTCTGCCGCACATAATGAATTGCAGGGACTTTTAGGAGCTGTTAAAGAGCTGCCTGGACTGGTAGACCAGTACATGAATAGATTTCAAGCAAACAAAGCCTTGGAGGCAATTGACAGCAGTGTGCGGTGTTCAAATGCTTTCTTCCAGAGTCAGGCCCCGTGGAAGTTGTTTAAGGGAGACGAGGAAGATAAGGCATGGGGACAATCTGTACTGTATATTACCCTTGAATCTTTGAGACTCTATGCTACTCTCCTTCAGCCTGCAGTTCCCATTCTAGCTAAAACAATATTGGATCGACTTGGTGTTCCTGATATTTACAGAACTTTgaaaggaaatgttttttttgcagCAACTTTGGGTGAAAAATATTGTTTTCAGGGACagactctggggtcaaaatgcggtCTCCTGTATCCAAGACTGGATCTGGACTAA